DNA from Candidatus Roizmanbacteria bacterium CG_4_9_14_0_2_um_filter_38_17:
GATCCGTAAAAGAGTAAGCCTGGCGCGTCGCCATCAAGAGAAGCGTTTTGCTCGAGACCGTGCAATTACCAATTCAGAAATACCAATTTCTAAAATTAAAGACTACTGTGCCATCGATGATACAGCAAAATCCATTCTCACCGATGCCGGCAATACTTACAAGCTCTCTGCTCGCACCATTAATCGCATTCTTAAAGTATCTCGCACGATTGCTGATCTGGAGGGGTCCACAAGTATAGAAACTGAGCACATCGCCGAAGCCCTCCAATACCGCAAAAATGAGCATTGAAAATACAGGCGAGCAAGGCGAAAAACTCGCTGCTCAATATTTAATTAAACAAAATCATAAGATTATTGCAACCAACTACCACTATAAGCGTTTTGGTGAAATAGATATTATCACTCTAAAAAATAACACTTTACATTTTGTTGAGGTTAAAACCCGTAAAAGCAATAGTCACGGATATGGTTATGAGGCAGTTGACCGGCGTAAATTAGCTAAGCTCCTGCGCACAGCCCAAGCTTTTCTCGTGCAGCATAACTACACTAATTCTTCATACCAGTTTGATATCATATCTATCCTCCTATCCAGTGAAACAATTGACTACTATGAAAACATCACTCAATAACAACCACTTCGAGAAGCGGGTTCTCGAAGTTGATAGCAAAGAGTTTGGGAA
Protein-coding regions in this window:
- a CDS encoding YraN family protein; translation: MSIENTGEQGEKLAAQYLIKQNHKIIATNYHYKRFGEIDIITLKNNTLHFVEVKTRKSNSHGYGYEAVDRRKLAKLLRTAQAFLVQHNYTNSSYQFDIISILLSSETIDYYENITQ